From Acidianus brierleyi:
AAGTAAAAGTTACTATTATTATATATTAGAAGAATTCAAAGAAAACGGAATAATAGAAGACAATGCAATAGCGTTTAAAGCTATAATACCTTTCATAAGCGAAGGAACATATATCAAAATTGATAGTAGTATAGTTTATGTCAATGAAAACATGATTTTCTACATAGATATGGGATCTACAACGTATTCCTGTGGAAAATGTCCTGTTGTAAGTCTTTGTGTTTATGGTTTAAGAAAAATAGCCCAGGAAATGAAAGTTAAAGTTAATACTGATTCCTGTGGACTTCCAGCAAAAATGTGGGAAAAACTTGTTTCATCAGTCTTTCAAAAATCTCTTATAAATGTGAATTCAATAAAACTATAGTATTATATAAAATATCTTATTAGCTTAACAACCTCCTCATAGCTTTTCTTTCTACAATCTAAACCCTCAAATCCTTTATTATCCAAAACTGAGAAGAACCTACATCCTCCCATACACATAGGTAAATAAGGACAATTATCGCATTTCCCTTTCCAAACGTTTCTAGCATTTTTGCTTGTAAATTTTCCATTATACTCAATTGATCCGTCTTCTTTCAGTTTACCTTTTATATACAAAGGATTTCCAGTAAATGCCCAACATGGATAAATGTATCCATATGGATCAACTACTATATCTTTCTCTACATGAGCAGCACATATGCCCAGTCTGAAAACCTCCTGCGGAATTTTAAATCCTTCTTCTCTAGCCATTTCCCAAACTTTCGTTAGAATATCTCCTTCTTCGTCTTTGGAAAAAATATTATCCCAATACTCGTTTCTAAAAACGTTCTCATGGACTAAATGAGGATCTATTCTTACTTTTGTAATTCCTTTTTCTTTTAAAGTTGAAAGCAAAGATTTTATCTCCTCAACGTTTCTATAGTCAACGTTAATCCGTAAAACCACCTTAGTATGATCTTGCGCATAAGCTAGATTATTTAATATTATATCAAACGATCCCTTACCTCCTACAAAATATCTTCTTTTATCATGAATTTCTCTAGGACCGTCTAATGTGATCTGTACATGAGATAGCCCAAATGAATTAAGTCTATCAAGAACACTTGGAGTTAAAAGGGAACCGTTTGTAACTATACTAAAAGAATACCCTTCTAATTCCTTTGATATCTCTTCTATTCTTTTCATTTGAAGTAACGGCTCACCTCCAAAATATGTAACTCTTACTTTTTTATCTTCTGAATTTCTCCTTATATAATTTATAAATCCTCTTACAACGTAATCTGAAACTCCGCCCTTCTTCCTAAAGTTCTTTTGAAAACAGTAGACGCAATCAAAATTACAATCATACGTTAAAAGCAAAGTAGGCTCTAAATATTCTTTCTCAAAAATCATCTTTTCAGGATCAAACTCTTGGTCAGAAAAACCTTCTTCTAATATATCTTTTAGATCTTCTGGTATCTCTCCTTTAGATAGCTTACTCATTTCATCGTCCGAAACTTTAATTGCATATCCTGTCAGAGTATTAAAAATTATATTGTAATCATAAAGAAAAATATTGAATTTAGATAGTTTCGTTTTTGTTTCACCTCATTGTCCCCAAGATGGAGAGTAGTTGCATCTTCCCATTTTTCTTTCGATTTTTACTACTTTTTTGGAGTCCATATGAAAAAAGAGGATAAATTGTATAAGTCTCTTTTTAAAATAAGTCCAATATAAACTATAGTAAACGGTGTTAAAAATACAACTCAGTATCATGTTAGAGTTAATATAATATTTTTCAATTTTTCTTTAAAATATTCTTATGAATCTCTTCGAATTTACCATAAATGTTTTCTAAATCAGAAATATTTTCACCGTTCTCTATTAACATTGTTATCCATAATAATTTATGACTTTTTTCAATATTTTTCTCATCAATGAAGGAGATAATATTATTCTTAATATAAAATTCATCATATTTATTGCTTAAGAGAAAACTATGTATTTTCTTCTTATGATCTAAAATTTCTCTAGGAAAGTTATTAAAAGGTAATAATTCGAATTTTATGCACTTTTTTATTATTACTCTTCTTATATTCAAAGGAGAATTTACGACAAGAAAGGAAATAGACGAAATTAGTGAATCTATGAGTTGAGATGTCTCTTTATATTTTATATTTTCCCTTATATTCCATCTTAATTTATTTTTAAACTTCTCTAATGCTAAAGATATTCCAGTACAATCTTCCAAGACGGATATATAATCTAAAGCTCTTAAACTATCTGACAATTTAAAAGATAGAAATTCTTTATTGGATATTATATCATAATTTCCATTAATTAAATTATTAAGATGATTTCTTAAACTATAGTCTATAATATCTAAAGGTAAAAATTTAAGCAAAAAATCATTTTCATGTGAGATCTGCATATTATAACATACTGCTTTAAGAGTATAAATTTTTTCTTTACATTCATAATCATACATTTTGATCAAATCGACTTCTTATTCTATAAAAATATTTCATGTGTATTAGCTAAATAATAACCATAGATAACGAGTAATCTATTCTTAGAGAATAGATTACTTTTTAATTTTAGTTCGATATTTTTAATAGTTTATAAGAGTTTTTAGTTTTACAAATTGTATTTTATGCAGCAAAGAACATGTATGCAATATATTTATAACGTTAAGTTCACATTATATTTTAATTCTTAATTAATATAAAATGTAAATTACATGAGTTTCAACTAATCATAATTTTCGTTAAACTGTGTTAATAATAACTCAAATTTAAATATTATCATGATAATTAATTATTTATGAGGCTAGTCGTAGGAACTAATTTTGATGATTCTTTATTGGAAAAAATTCGAGTATATCCAGTAAGATACGTCTTTGGAAGCGAAACAAGAAGTCTTACAGGACACGGTAGAGCGTCTTTTGTTTTACCAGAAGTAAACGACGAAAAATTAAAAAATCATATAGACGTAGCCCACTCGTATGGAATAAAATTCCTTTACACTATGAACACTGCAACATTAAACGGGAAAGAATACTCTCAAAAATTCATAGAAATGTTGCATAAAGAAATAGACAAATTGAATAATTTAGGAGTGGACGGTTTCATAGTAGCAATGCCATTTTTAGTAAGTTACATTAAAAAGGAGTATCCTAATAAGGAAATTTCAATTTCTTCATATTCAAGAGTTTATAATATTAGAGAGTTTGAGGAGTACGTAAATTTAGGAGCAGATACTATAATATTACATGAAGACGATAATAGAAATTTTAAGCTCCTTAGATCTTTAAACAAATTTAGATCTAGTGTTGACATAGAGGTAATAACAAATAACTCATGTCTTTGGGGATGTCCGTATAGGAGAACGCATGATATAATATCTTCTGTAACTTCCTCAGAAGACGGTGTAAACAACGTATGGTTCGAATATCCAATAATGTTCTGCGCAACTGATGTAAGAAATGATTTGGCAAATATAATAAGAATGAGATGGATAAGACCGGAAGATTTACATCATTATGAAGAGATTGGGATTGATAGATTTAAGATAGCTGGGAGGAACAAGAGCACGCAGTGGTTATTAAGGGCAGTTAAGGCTTATTCTGAAGGTAAATACGAAGGAAATCTCCTCGATATTGTAAGCTATCCACAAGGAAGAGCAGTGCCTAAGGTTATGAAGAAAGTAGGAGGTCCAGAAGATTATGATATTTTAGAAAAAGTTTATGTAGATAATACAAAATTTCCGCCTAATTGGTTAGGATACTTCAAATATAATGAATGTGAGACTAGGAGTTGCGAAGAATGTAGATACTGTGACGTAATTGCAGAAAGCGTAATTTCAGCGGAAGGAAAATCTCCGTCTAAACTTAATTTAAGTAAAATAAGACCTCCAATAGATCTTATTCCGAGGTTTTCCAAAAATGGTGAAACTGAACAATGAAATTAGAATTTTGGAATTAACTGAACCGAACTTCTTTGGAACAGTCCTCAATCATAACTTGACCGTGACCAAAGGACCTGGTGGAGGATTAATGCTCATAGATACTGGCCTTCCAGGATATTTGGATGAAATTGAAAGATATTTAAAATCATGGAGCTACTCTTTAGAGGATATTTCAGATATAGTCTTAACTCACTCTCATCCAGATCACTCAGGAAACGCACAAGAAATAAAGAAAATTTCAAAAGCCAAGATTTATGCTCATAAATTGGAGAAATTTGACAACCAGAAATTCCAAATACAGTATGATCAAGTAAAACAAGAATTCAATGTAAATGAAAAAGAATTTGCGGAAACTATGAAAAGAATAAATAATTTGGAATACGAAATTCCAAAAATAGATTTCTATCTGGAAGGAGGAGAAACTATAGGAAACTTTAAAGTAATTCATGTACCTGGCCATACACCAGGCCATATAGCACTTTACGATGGGAAAGTAGTAATTGCGGGAGACTCTGTAAGATATTATAAGGGTTTGAAGCCACCATTAAGATTTTTCTGTTGGAATTACGAAAAAGCAGTGAATTCGTTTAATATCTTGATAAATTTACCATTTTCATTTTTTGTTCCGTATCATGGTGAGGTGATAACCCCATGGTAAGTCCTTTTGTAGTAGTCTGGGAAAGCACAAAAGCTTGCGATTTTGCTTGTAAACACTGTAGAGCTAAAGCTATACCGAACAGATTGCCTGGAGAACTCACTAAAGAAGAAGTATCAAATTTAGTTGATGACCTAAGGCAAAGCGGAGTTAAACTATTTATAATAAGCGGAGGAGACGCACTAAAGAGAGAAGATATATTCGAAGTAATACAGGATTCTTCTAAAAAGATCACAACTGCAATTTCTCCAAGTGGAAGTAAAATAGACGAAAATATAGCGAGAAAGCTTAAGGATTCAGGAGTTTCGATAGCATCAATAAGTATTGATGGACCAGAAGAAATTCACGATAATTTTAGAGGAGTTAAAGGCGCATTTAAAATAGCTTCAAAAGCTGTAAATTCCTTACAAAATGCTGGAATTCCAGTTCAGATAAACTCAACAGTAAGTAAGTATAATGTTAATCAATTGGATAAATTAAAAGAAACAATATTGTCTTTCAAACCTGTCAGTTGGGATATATTCATATTGATACCTACCGGAAGAGCAACAAAAGATATGATGATATCTCCAGAAGAAGGCGAAGATGTTATGAGAACAGTATATAAATGGAGGGAAGAAGGAATAAATGTAAGGATGACATGCACTCCGTATTATGTCAGAATAAATAATGAACTAGGAAATAGACCATTACCCCCAGATATTAAATATGGAAGAAGAAGTATCAATGGAGCAAGAGGATGTATGGCTGGAAACGGATATGCGTTTATATCTTACGATGGAACAGTTTATCCTTGTGGTTTTCTCCCTATTCCTGCAGGGAATATAAGAGAAAGAAAATTTAGCGATATTTATGAAAATTCACCTATATTTAAAGCATTAAGAAATCCAGACGATCTTCAAGGAAAATGTGGAATTTGTGAATATAGGACTGTGTGCGGTGGATGTAGGGCAAGAGCATATTCTTTAACGGGTAATTTCATGGCAGAAGATCCATTCTGCCTTTATACTCCTATTAGGGTGAGGATATGATTAGCATTTCAAGATTAATGACAGGAAAAAGAGAAAAGGCAGACGAGATAAGATATTCTGGAAACAAGGATTACTACCCAAAAGTTCTTGTATTTAATGTTACTAGAAATTGCAATTTAAGATGCGAACATTGTTATTCTAACTCAGGATTTCATCACTATACAGATTTACCATTATCGACATGGATCAATGCAGTAAAACAAGCAGCAGATATGGGAGTAAAACACATACTTCTATCCGGCGGGGAGCCTTTAGATAGAAGGGACACATATCTTATAGCAAAGGAAGCTAACGATTATGGAATTTCAGTAGAACTTTCAACCAATGGCACAATGCTAACAAAGGAAAGAGTGGACGAAATTAAAAACTACGTAGATTATATAGGTGTAAGTATTGATGGACCAGAGGAAATTCACGACAAATTTAGGGGAATAAAAGGAACATTTAGAAAGGCAATAGAGGGAATAAGAAATTCTAAGGAAGCTGGTATAAAAACCGGATTAAGATTTACCATTACAAGAGATAATTATGAATACATAGACTTCATTTTCGAATTAATGGAAAAAGAAGGGATAGATAGAGTATGTTTCTATCATTTAGCTTATGCTGGAAGAGCTGACATAAAATTGGATATTGATAATAAAACAAGACTTAATGTTGTTAAAAAAATTATAAATTATTCAACATCTGGGAAAGAAGTGTTAACTGCAGATAATCCAGTAGATGGTATTCTTGTTTATGCAATGACTGGAAAAAAAGAAGTTTTAGATTTACTAAGAAGAAACGGAGGAAATAAGTCTGGGGAAAGGATTGCAGATATTACACCAGAAGGAATAGTTTATCCAGATCAATTTACTCAAATACCGATAGGCACAATAGATAACCTTAAGGAAATATGGGAAAAACCGAATCCATTAGTAGAAAAATTAAGAATGAGAAAATTATATGTAAAGTGTTCGGCGTGCCCATTCTTTGACGTATGCAATGGAGGTCTAAGAGGAAGAGCATTAGCTTTAGGTGACTTGTGGGGGAAAGATCCTTCTTGCTATCTAGAAAATATATTTAACAAATAATTTTTAGAAAAATATTTATTTTATTTACTTTTTGCTAATTTTTCTGTTTCAGTTTCTCTCCAAGGTTCTGTTTTTTGTGTGAAATGAACTTCAGATTTCATTCCTGCTAACCTTTTTGCAACTTCTTCCGAATAACTTAGATCATAAAGTCTTGTAAACATTATACGTTGAGCCGCAGGACTTCCAGCACCATGTACAGATTCTATTTGGAATGCTACCCCCAAACTCACATTTTCTAATAATCTAACCATTCTTATACGATCTTCTGCAGTATACCCCTCAATTCCTTGAAGGTATTTAGCTATATATTCCCTTAATTTAGGATTCTTTAGATCCCATTCGCTTGGTGCTGTACCTAATATTCCTCCTGCTATATCTACTGATAATTGAGATATTTGAGATGGAAATCTTGTAACTAGATGTTTGGTTACGTTTGCATGCATTGGATTTACCCACCAACAGCCTGGACAAGGTTGAACAGCATTAAGACTTGCAGCTATTCCTGCTGCATACATTGTTTCAGTTAGAAATATTTCTTCTGTAATTTTTTCTTGAATGTGAGACGCTTTTTCTACACCGGCCTGCTTAGCTAAATTATATGAAGCTCCTATAATTACGTCTCCTAATCCAGCTTTACATCCTCCATAGCCCTGTCTATGATATGCGGAGAAAATTTCAACTAATTGCCCGGTATATTGCCAATCTCTCAAAAGGAAGACTCTATCCATGGGAACAAAAACATGATCAAATATAACTAATCCCTCATGGTTATAGAAATAAGGTATTCCATCTATTTCTCCTCCTTCTAGTCTTCTAGCATCGTTTAATTGCCTTCCTACAATTATTTTTATTCCTTCGCTGTCTGTCGGTACTGAAAAAGCTACTGCATAGTCTTGATCTTCTGGACCCATAGCTCTCGTAGGAAGAACTACTATTTCTTCGCTTGCAGCTACTCCTGTTATGTTAGCTTTAGCACCAGAAACGTAAATACCATCTTTTGTTACTTCTGTTACTCTAACATATGCATCTTTATTAGGTTGTTGATGAGGCTTTAAAGTTCTGACTCCTTTTGCGTCAGTCATAGCTCCTGCTAACGCTAAATCTCTTTTTTGTACTGTCTTCAAATATTCTACAAACTTTTCTTTAGGTTCGGTTTTACCGTGCTGTGCCATTAGTTCTACCGTTATATATAAGGTGTTTAATGCATCGAAACCTACGCATCTTTGGAAACATGCTCCTACTTTATGACTTATCTTTCTAAGTAATTTTACCTTTGCAGCTAAATCGTCTGGAGACCTGTGAATATGATTAAATCTATTTGTTTCATCGTTTATAAATGGACTCCAAACTCTAGCCAAATCCTTAGTATCTTCGTCCCATGCAGCGTCAAAAGTAGCTTTAAATGAAAGAATTGAAGGTTTTAAAAACGGATTTGTAGTTACGTCTTTTACTTCTTTTCCTAAAACATATACTTCCGCTTTATTTCTTACTTTTATCGCGTCTAGGTATTGTTCTCCAGTTCTTAATCCCATATATAGCTATATGATTTAAAGTTTTTAAACTTTAGTATAAACGTTCTTCGTCTGAGAAAAAGTAGAATAAATGAGAAAATGGTAAAAATCGAAAGAAAATGATATATTTGCAAGAATAGAAAGCTGAAAAAGATGAGTATGTATAAAAATTCAATAATAATTTAATGTTATCTAGAATAGAAAATACTTAGAAAATACTCCTTTAAATACTTCGAAAGCGTCATCGGAATATAAGCAAATAATTATCTCCATCTCAGGATTTTTCTCTAAAATTACTTTAGCCATTATCTCTGCGCACCTTTCATAAGGATAGCCGTAAATACCCGTAGAAATTGCAGGAAAAGCTATCCTTTTTACTCCTAGTTCTTTAGCCTTATCCAAAGATTTTCTTATAGCAGACTCCAATTTATCATCTCCTTCTACTCCATATCTAGGACCTACGGCATGGATAACATACTTTGCTCTTAAATTGCCTGCAGAAGTTACAGCTACTTCACCAGTAGGAATAGGACCATTCTTCCTTACATATTCTCTACTTTCTTCTTGAATTATATATCCTCCTTTTTTAACTATTGCCCAGGCCACGCCTCCTCCGTGCTCTAAATAAGAATTAGCGGCATTAACTATTGCATCAGCCTCTATTTGAGTTATATCGCATTTCCTTATAGAGAGCTTCACAATTGTTTTACAAAGAAACGTTAGATAAAAAAGTTTAGAGTAGATAATATGTGAAATTGAAAATGAAAACGTTAGTACTTTCAGAAAGTTTATAGCTTTTATCTTAAGGATTTACCGTTAAATCCTAGTCTAAGAACTTTCAGTAAATACTAGTGTACATAACAATAGCAATACGATTCTAGATAACGTTATTCCAATTCTGTTATTGTTAATTATTATATTTGATATTCTTTTACTTATTAATACTAAAAATATTGCGTTATTAAATTAATTCCTTGAGCATTCCATCTACACTTTTCCCATTCATATCATAAACCGTTTGAATTGAAAGTATTAATGAGAACAAAAGTAACCCAACGTTTCCAATCTTTGTACCTAGTTTAAAGAATTTATTTAGTTTTATTTTACTTTTTTCATTTTCTTGGATTTTTTGAGGAAGAATAATGCTATACCAACCTAGATCTTTAAGTTCTTGAGTTACTTTCTCTACATCAATATTATTCCTAAAATCTCTATAAGTCTTTATGCTATCTTCTATAAGTTCCTTTGGCTTATTTACAGATTTTACTATAATGGGAAGAAGACCTATACTCTCGCTCATGGAAAGATTAGAGGATCTTAATCCCCAATATGCATATCTTAAATAAGATATTAACTCTAAAGTATAAGCGTCAGCATGCCCCTTACTCTTGATTTCTATTTTCCCTAAGACTTTTCTAAGTATATTCTCTTCTAACTTTAGTTTATCCTCGTTTATAGCAGTTACCGTTATTTCTTTAGGATTTAGAATTATCTCACCTAAAGTTGTTCCTAAACGTGGCTTTTCGTTACTAAAAAACGCAGAAACTTCATAAAATGGTAATCCATTAGAAATAATTTTCAAGTATAGAGAACTATCATAATATTGCTCTACAAATTCCCTGTCAACAGAATCAAATTTTTTCAATGTAGTAAGAACGTCCCTAATTTTATAGTTAAAAGCTACAGGATCTATTTTAAATGAAGCTTTAAGAGAATTGACTATCTCTTCCTTCTTTTTCTTATTCTTGATAAGAGACAAAATTTCTTCTACAAAGCCTTTAAGTTCTCCATCATTTAGATAGTCTTTTAGTAATCTTTGTTGAAGATAGAGTTCAAAGAAAAGCGGGTCTTTTTCTTTCAATTCTAATTTAGTATTTAAATCATATTTCTCCAATATTGGTTTTAATAACTCTACATTTGGCTTTTCAATAAGAACTTTCGAACCTATTAATAAAGCAGAATAAAATTCGTCAGCATTTTTAACTTCTATTTTACCTTCTATAATAACTCTGTAACTTGGTGAACTCATTAAATGATTCTTTGATTATGGCTAAAATATCTGTCTCCTATATACTTTATTATTTTACAATAAAAACTAATACTATGAATGTTAAGGAATCAATAATTTCTAAAATAAAGAATCCACAATTAGCAATGGCTTTCACTAAGGTTAATAGAGAAGATTTCCTTCCAGAACAACTAAAAAAGTATGCCTATGACGATAAGTATGTAGAATCTGCACTTACTATTTTACCTAATGTCACTACTACTGCTCTAAGCCTTGGAATTTACATGTTAGATTCGCTGGATCTACAGAAAGGTCAAAAAATTCTAGAGATAGGAACGGGAATAGGATATTATACTGCATTAATGGCAGAAATTGCTAGTAAGATAGTTTCAATAGAGATAAACGATGATATGTACGAATATTCTAAAAAGAGATTAAATTATAGTAATATTGAGCTTATAAAAGGAGATGGAACGTTAGGATACGAAAAGGAAAGTCCTTATGACAGAGTTATAAGCTGGGCTGCTTCGCCCACATTGTTATGTAAGCCATTTGAACAACTTAAGGAAGGAGGTATAATGATAACTCCTATAGGAGTCGAAAGAGTACAATGGTTATATAAGATTACTAAAAAGGAAGGAAATCCTATAATTGAGAAATTAACTGAAGTAATTTTTATGAGAATGAAAGGAGTATATGGATTTTACGATGATTATGAAGATCCTATAGAAAATAGATTAGAAAAACTAGAAAGACAAGTCAAATCTATAATATCTAGATTAAAGTAACTACTAAAAAAGAGGTTTAGCCTAATTCTTAATCTAAAAGTCAAGTATCTTATGAAAATTAACTAATGAAGAGATTTCTGATGTTATGAATTTGTTATGAATTTTAAAAACAAACATTATAGAAAATTTTTAAAAGTTTCTATTATATATTAAGGATATTTCTTTCTGAAGAGTAAAATAATAAGTATTACAAATAAGATACCAATGCTTCCTATCCTAATTGCTTTATATACTAGATTTACACTGGATTGATGAGTTATTGACGTAGTAATTTTCGTTACGTTATGTATAACTATTGCACCAATGAATTCTCCTACGCACTTACCGTTTTTATAAAAATATACTACCTCTGGATACGGAAGATAGAACGATTTACCATTTACGCAGTCTACTTCAGTATAATTGTTAAAATTGATTAATATTCTCTTTTCAGGTATGAAAGAATAGTTAAAATAGTAAAATGGCCTTATTGTTACGTTTTCTAACGCGGTAGAGTTTACAAAGAATCTCCCATTAGCTAACCACAAGCTACCCCTTGGAAACGTGTAGAGGGTATTATTAACAATTACGACACTAAAGTTATATAATTTCTGCATACCAGCGTTACCATAAGTTATCCACACTTTTCCATTGCTAAAATACGCATATCCGTTCGTAGCGCTTTCTCCAGTAGACGGAATCCCACTATAAGCTACTGGAGGAACATACCAATTTTTATTATATCTGTAATATTCTTTTATAGATATATTAAATCCTTTTGCAAGTCCCGCTACTGCGCCGTTCCCATATCCCCCTATTACAGTACCAGTATCATAACCAGAATACACTATTCCAATAAATTTACCTTTAAGAACACAAGTTTTGTTTAACGTTAGAGTTGTATTAGATATAAAGAATTCAATACGAAGCATATTACTAGTGTTTGTCCAAATTGTAGTAATATTAAAGGTACGACCAACAATGCTACTATAAAAATATTCATAATATGATCCATTGTAGTAAATACTAGTTTCCCATTGCGTATCGTAACCATTTTTAGTTAACATCATTGGCTGAATTACATTTTGAACAAATATATTGCTACCATTTAAATTAAGACATACGTTTTCCTGGATTGAAATATCTGGCGATCCAAGCTGTAAAGATATATTGTACAAATTCACTATTGCTTGTATTCCATTAGTTTCTACATATCCAAATTCATATCCATAATTAAACCCTGCATGAAATACTGGAATAAAAACTATTAACGTAAGGAGGAGTAATGCCTTCACAAATATCATTAGATTTAAGCAAAATAAAAATCCTTTAGTAATATTAGAAGTGTTTTTAAGATTACTCTATAAAAATTATTTTTAAATCAGAGCCATACAATACTGTATAAAAATTGATAGGGAGCGATCAAGGAAAACTCTTATAGAAAAAAGTATTAAATTTTCTATTCTCTTATTTCCATATGAA
This genomic window contains:
- a CDS encoding 4-hydroxyphenylacetate 3-hydroxylase family protein, producing MGLRTGEQYLDAIKVRNKAEVYVLGKEVKDVTTNPFLKPSILSFKATFDAAWDEDTKDLARVWSPFINDETNRFNHIHRSPDDLAAKVKLLRKISHKVGACFQRCVGFDALNTLYITVELMAQHGKTEPKEKFVEYLKTVQKRDLALAGAMTDAKGVRTLKPHQQPNKDAYVRVTEVTKDGIYVSGAKANITGVAASEEIVVLPTRAMGPEDQDYAVAFSVPTDSEGIKIIVGRQLNDARRLEGGEIDGIPYFYNHEGLVIFDHVFVPMDRVFLLRDWQYTGQLVEIFSAYHRQGYGGCKAGLGDVIIGASYNLAKQAGVEKASHIQEKITEEIFLTETMYAAGIAASLNAVQPCPGCWWVNPMHANVTKHLVTRFPSQISQLSVDIAGGILGTAPSEWDLKNPKLREYIAKYLQGIEGYTAEDRIRMVRLLENVSLGVAFQIESVHGAGSPAAQRIMFTRLYDLSYSEEVAKRLAGMKSEVHFTQKTEPWRETETEKLAKSK
- a CDS encoding MBL fold metallo-hydrolase — protein: MVKLNNEIRILELTEPNFFGTVLNHNLTVTKGPGGGLMLIDTGLPGYLDEIERYLKSWSYSLEDISDIVLTHSHPDHSGNAQEIKKISKAKIYAHKLEKFDNQKFQIQYDQVKQEFNVNEKEFAETMKRINNLEYEIPKIDFYLEGGETIGNFKVIHVPGHTPGHIALYDGKVVIAGDSVRYYKGLKPPLRFFCWNYEKAVNSFNILINLPFSFFVPYHGEVITPW
- a CDS encoding peptidase U32 family protein; this encodes MRLVVGTNFDDSLLEKIRVYPVRYVFGSETRSLTGHGRASFVLPEVNDEKLKNHIDVAHSYGIKFLYTMNTATLNGKEYSQKFIEMLHKEIDKLNNLGVDGFIVAMPFLVSYIKKEYPNKEISISSYSRVYNIREFEEYVNLGADTIILHEDDNRNFKLLRSLNKFRSSVDIEVITNNSCLWGCPYRRTHDIISSVTSSEDGVNNVWFEYPIMFCATDVRNDLANIIRMRWIRPEDLHHYEEIGIDRFKIAGRNKSTQWLLRAVKAYSEGKYEGNLLDIVSYPQGRAVPKVMKKVGGPEDYDILEKVYVDNTKFPPNWLGYFKYNECETRSCEECRYCDVIAESVISAEGKSPSKLNLSKIRPPIDLIPRFSKNGETEQ
- a CDS encoding ADP-ribose-binding protein; translated protein: MKLSIRKCDITQIEADAIVNAANSYLEHGGGVAWAIVKKGGYIIQEESREYVRKNGPIPTGEVAVTSAGNLRAKYVIHAVGPRYGVEGDDKLESAIRKSLDKAKELGVKRIAFPAISTGIYGYPYERCAEIMAKVILEKNPEMEIIICLYSDDAFEVFKGVFSKYFLF
- a CDS encoding radical SAM/SPASM domain-containing protein → MVSPFVVVWESTKACDFACKHCRAKAIPNRLPGELTKEEVSNLVDDLRQSGVKLFIISGGDALKREDIFEVIQDSSKKITTAISPSGSKIDENIARKLKDSGVSIASISIDGPEEIHDNFRGVKGAFKIASKAVNSLQNAGIPVQINSTVSKYNVNQLDKLKETILSFKPVSWDIFILIPTGRATKDMMISPEEGEDVMRTVYKWREEGINVRMTCTPYYVRINNELGNRPLPPDIKYGRRSINGARGCMAGNGYAFISYDGTVYPCGFLPIPAGNIRERKFSDIYENSPIFKALRNPDDLQGKCGICEYRTVCGGCRARAYSLTGNFMAEDPFCLYTPIRVRI
- a CDS encoding protein-L-isoaspartate O-methyltransferase family protein; its protein translation is MNVKESIISKIKNPQLAMAFTKVNREDFLPEQLKKYAYDDKYVESALTILPNVTTTALSLGIYMLDSLDLQKGQKILEIGTGIGYYTALMAEIASKIVSIEINDDMYEYSKKRLNYSNIELIKGDGTLGYEKESPYDRVISWAASPTLLCKPFEQLKEGGIMITPIGVERVQWLYKITKKEGNPIIEKLTEVIFMRMKGVYGFYDDYEDPIENRLEKLERQVKSIISRLK
- a CDS encoding radical SAM/SPASM domain-containing protein, with product MSKLSKGEIPEDLKDILEEGFSDQEFDPEKMIFEKEYLEPTLLLTYDCNFDCVYCFQKNFRKKGGVSDYVVRGFINYIRRNSEDKKVRVTYFGGEPLLQMKRIEEISKELEGYSFSIVTNGSLLTPSVLDRLNSFGLSHVQITLDGPREIHDKRRYFVGGKGSFDIILNNLAYAQDHTKVVLRINVDYRNVEEIKSLLSTLKEKGITKVRIDPHLVHENVFRNEYWDNIFSKDEEGDILTKVWEMAREEGFKIPQEVFRLGICAAHVEKDIVVDPYGYIYPCWAFTGNPLYIKGKLKEDGSIEYNGKFTSKNARNVWKGKCDNCPYLPMCMGGCRFFSVLDNKGFEGLDCRKKSYEEVVKLIRYFI
- a CDS encoding radical SAM protein, with the translated sequence MISISRLMTGKREKADEIRYSGNKDYYPKVLVFNVTRNCNLRCEHCYSNSGFHHYTDLPLSTWINAVKQAADMGVKHILLSGGEPLDRRDTYLIAKEANDYGISVELSTNGTMLTKERVDEIKNYVDYIGVSIDGPEEIHDKFRGIKGTFRKAIEGIRNSKEAGIKTGLRFTITRDNYEYIDFIFELMEKEGIDRVCFYHLAYAGRADIKLDIDNKTRLNVVKKIINYSTSGKEVLTADNPVDGILVYAMTGKKEVLDLLRRNGGNKSGERIADITPEGIVYPDQFTQIPIGTIDNLKEIWEKPNPLVEKLRMRKLYVKCSACPFFDVCNGGLRGRALALGDLWGKDPSCYLENIFNK